A section of the Oryza sativa Japonica Group chromosome 1, ASM3414082v1 genome encodes:
- the LOC4326749 gene encoding glucan endo-1,3-beta-D-glucosidase, with amino-acid sequence MARGAQPSASLLLFSLGLVLLYFSSGSTIRLAEGQKTWCVAKPSADDKVLTANLNYACSQVNCGVIQQGGPCFNPNNLVSHAAVAMNLYYAAHGRNAWNCYFQNSALVVQSDPSYGSCTYY; translated from the exons ATGGCAAGAGGGGCTCAGCCATCTGCATCCCTCCTGCTCTTCTCCCTGGGGCTTGTGCTCCTCTACTTCTCCTCAG GAAGCACCATTCGACTTGCTGAGGGACAG AAAACTTGGTGCGTGGCGAAGCCGTCAGCAGATGACAAGGTTCTTACGGCGAATCTCAACTACGCCTGCTCTCAGGTGAACTGTGGAGTGATTCAGCAAGGTGGCCCGTGCTTCAACCCCAACAACCTGGTGTCGCACGCCGCAGTCGCCATGAACCTCTACTATGCTGCCCATGGCAGGAATGCCTGGAACTGCTACTTCCAGAACTCAGCTCTCGTCGTGCAGTCTGACCCAA GTTATGGTTCCTGCACGTACTACTGA
- the LOC4326751 gene encoding uncharacterized protein gives MSSPPPATLSTAAADVSHPAPDAPAGSTVLAAPPCVSLDPAAPAHQQPADTVSAPPPPSSTWVILGSIPRVSAAADGELPVGADLSVALAAPPRVAILTISPDVFPEPPTPRFFPFVLAADTSGLLLLQANLGIPMSREVVDRPHRQGLRWRDAASRYFVLNATTASAFHLPDPEEPILHQALLGLIASPRGDGHYMVAELQPLIGCDKATLLCFSSEVGEWVEKSVRYPLPPRPLAPICVFSHHGRLWWVDLTWGVITSDPFADEPVLGFIPFPAGKVLQCREAWGVADKYRYVGVSAGKLRFVDTYTAPRRGVPPKVSVWTLADPDSTEWTLEHEARFDDIWADESYKATGLSKKIPVLALIHPENPNVVYFFLEEHLFGVDVRDRKVVECEAYELVAPPSCFIANRFTRAWTLPRALSSGISNWSNAINLAEKAKSRPSRRAAKKSSRMMGSPGDYHLVGITRQTFIG, from the exons ATGTCGTCACCACCGCCGGCCACGctgtccaccgccgccgccgacgtgtcCCATCCCGCGCCCGACGCGCCGGCGGGCTCCACcgtcctcgccgcgccgccgtgcgtcTCCCTCGaccccgccgcgccggcgcacCAGCAGCCCGCCGACACGgtgtccgcgccgccgccgccgtcgtcgacgtggGTCATCCTGGGCAGCATCCCTCGCGTGAGCGCCGCCGCGGACGGCGAGCTCCCCGTGGGCGCCGACCTCTCCGTCGCGCTCGCGGCGCCCCCGCGCGTCGCGATCCTCACCATCTCCCCGGACGTGTTCCCGGAGCCCCCCACGCCCCGCTTCTTCccgttcgtcctcgccgccgacacctcgggcctcctcctcctccaggcgAACCTGGGCATCCCCATGAGCCGCGAGGTCGTCGACCGCCCGCACCGCCAGGGTCTGAGGTGGCGCGACGCCGCCTCGCGCTACTTCGTCCTcaacgccaccaccgcctcggCGTTCCACCTCCCGGACCCCGAGGAACCCATCCTGCACCAGGCCCTCCTCGGCCTAATCGCCTCACCTCGCGGCGATGGCCACTACATGGTCGCCGAGCTCCAGCCCCTCATCGGCTGCGACAAGGCCACCCTCCTCTGCTTCTCGTCCGAGGTTGGGGAATGGGTCGAGAAGAGCGTCCGTTACCCGCTCCCGCCCCGTCCGTTGGCTCCCATCTGCGTGTTCTCGCATCACGGGAGGCTCTGGTGGGTCGATCTCACCTGGGGCGTCATCACCAGCGACCCCTTCGCCGACGAGCCGGTGCTGGGCTTCATCCCGTTCCCGGCGGGCAAGGTGTTGCAGTGCAGGGAAGCTTGGGGAGTGGCCGACAAGTACCGCTACGTGGGCGTCAGCGCCGGCAAGCTGCGGTTCGTGGACACGTACaccgctcctcgccgcggcgttCCTCCGAAGGTCAGCGTGTGGACGCTGGCAGATCCGGACTCCACGGAGTGGACGCTCGAGCACGAGGCGAGGTTCGACGACATCTGGGCCGACGAGAGCTACAAGGCGACTGGTCTGTCGAAGAAGATCCCCGTGCTCGCGCTCATCCACCCGGAGAACCCCAACGTCGTGTACTTCTTCCTGGAGGAGCACCTGTTCGGTGTCGACGTGCGCGACCGCAAGGTTGTGGAGTGCGAGGCCTACGAGCTGGTTGCGCCGCCGAGCTGCTTCATCGCCAACCGCTTCACTCGCGCTTGGACTCTACCACGGGCGCTCTCCTCAG GGATCTCCAATTGGTCTAATGCCATCAACCTGGCTGAAAAGGCTAAATCCCGACCATCCCGGCGAGCTGCTAAGAAAAGTAGCAGGATGATGGGATCGCCTGGAGATTATCACTTGGTGGGAATTACCAGGCAGACATTCATAGGATGA
- the LOC4326748 gene encoding uncharacterized protein has product MRPFSRHAGFFASLKQVEDRLAAEQQPPPPPPPPPRQPETLPFSDTMTASPLFLGPATDTAAADRPGGESSGPAVDFLTLSKDEERLQEEPRGAAGEDDDEDNDEIGEDIARLMALLGLSPPRRGLEGGGGDDDSGGCDCSGGEGFLAKVVGVVGPKCDKEKRRVDGWVEHYFSGGECREPARLAHLLLAKAAASSSSSSWEGEGHRGASPFAFPATVKEFLDRDAPPRCTEE; this is encoded by the coding sequence ATGCGGCCCTTCTCGAGGCACGCCGGCTTCTTCGCGTCACTTAAGCAGGTGGAAGACCGGCTGGCGGCggagcaacagccgccgccgccgccgccgccgccgccgagacagCCTGAGACGCTGCCGTTCTCGGACACCATGACCGCGTCGcccctcttcctcggcccggcgacggacacggcggcggccgaccgccccggcggcgagagcagcgGCCCCGCGGTGGACTTCCTCACGCTCTCCAAAGACGAGGAGCGGTTGCAGGAAGAACCCcgaggcgccgccggcgaggacgacgacgaggacaacGACGAGATCGGGGAGGACATCGCGCGGCTCATGGCGCTGCTCGGCTTGTCGCCGCCACGGCGCGGcctcgagggcggcggcggcgacgacgacagcggcgggTGCGattgcagcggcggcgaggggttCTTGGCCAAGGTCGTCGGCGTGGTCGGGCCCAAGTGCGacaaggagaagaggagggtgGACGGCTGGGTAGAGCATTACTTCAGCGGCGGCGAGTGCAGGGAGCCGGCGAGGCTGGCGCACCTGCTGCTcgccaaggcggcggcgtcgtcgtcgtcgtcgtcctgggAGGGAGAAGGGCACCGGGGTGCTTCACCTTTTGCCTTCCCGGCCACCGTGAAGGAGTTCTTGGATCGTGACGCCCCACCGCGCTGCACGGAGGAGTAG